From one Bacillota bacterium genomic stretch:
- a CDS encoding ZIP family metal transporter, whose translation MRMPAEAVGTLLAALAGLMNLAGGWLSAWLGARARGGLRLLVAVSAGFLLAAVFLDLLPEAAKGGNLAWAFAGYLILYVSEHLFDVHAHAPGAAPGEGGGEPPHEHTLLAPARQPEQAITRSGGLAAAAGLTLHAFFDGVAVVAGFAGGIATGILLFLALSVHKLPAGFALGSVMQAAEPGERGRRAAVWSGLALALSTLAGGLTVWLAGNLKPELLDSVIALAAGSILYLGATEMLPAAHEHGTSRALLGSLGGAGLFWVGLALVRTFGLG comes from the coding sequence ATGCGCATGCCCGCGGAGGCGGTGGGGACGCTCCTGGCCGCGCTGGCCGGCCTGATGAACCTGGCGGGGGGCTGGCTCTCCGCCTGGCTGGGTGCGAGGGCGCGGGGCGGGTTGCGCCTCCTGGTGGCGGTCAGCGCAGGCTTCCTCCTGGCGGCGGTCTTTCTCGACCTCTTGCCGGAGGCGGCCAAGGGCGGCAACCTGGCCTGGGCCTTCGCCGGCTACCTGATCCTCTACGTCAGCGAGCACCTTTTCGACGTCCACGCCCACGCGCCCGGAGCGGCGCCCGGGGAGGGCGGCGGCGAGCCGCCGCACGAGCACACGCTCCTCGCGCCGGCGCGCCAGCCGGAGCAGGCCATCACGCGCTCGGGCGGCCTGGCCGCCGCCGCCGGCCTCACCCTCCACGCCTTCTTCGACGGCGTCGCCGTGGTGGCCGGCTTCGCCGGGGGGATCGCCACGGGGATCCTGCTCTTTCTGGCGCTCTCCGTCCACAAGCTCCCCGCCGGCTTCGCGCTGGGCTCGGTGATGCAGGCGGCGGAACCGGGCGAGCGGGGGCGCCGGGCGGCGGTCTGGAGCGGGCTGGCGCTGGCGCTCTCCACGCTGGCCGGCGGCCTGACCGTCTGGCTGGCCGGCAACCTGAAGCCGGAGCTCCTCGATTCGGTCATCGCCCTGGCCGCGGGCTCCATCCTCTACCTCGGCGCCACGGAGATGCTCCCGGCGGCGCACGAGCACGGGACGTCACGCGCGCTTCTGGGAAGCCTGGGCGGCGCCGGGCTCTTCTGGGTGGGCCTGGCGCTGGTCCGCACCTTCGGGCTGGGCTGA
- a CDS encoding acyl-CoA dehydrogenase family protein encodes MGRVDFELDEVARELRQAARELAQRRLAPRAAALDEEERFPWENVEALGEAGFLGMMVAPEYGGAGASTLEHALVVEEVARADASAAVLLEVHNALACGILERFGDAQLKQAWLPRMVGRGLLGAYALTEPQAGSDAAAIRTRALRRGDRYRLEGMKTFITGAGFADLYVVFAVTDPEAGKHGISAFLVPRESPGLAFGKPMKKMGIRAALTAELYLDGVEVPAEWRIGREGEGYKMALACLDAGRVGIAAQALGIAEAALEAARAYALEREQFGQPIAAFQGIQWKLAELATEVEAARLLTYRAAWLADRPGRHSAAIAQAKLFASRVAVAAALEAIQIHGGSGYVRETGVERLLRDAKITEIYEGTSEIQRLVIARELLSRSRVRAEAAASAQPEGADQRQAHPEEPGAAQASQKRA; translated from the coding sequence ATGGGGCGCGTGGACTTTGAACTGGACGAGGTGGCGCGCGAACTCCGGCAGGCCGCGCGGGAGCTGGCCCAGCGCCGGCTGGCGCCGCGCGCGGCGGCGCTGGACGAGGAGGAGCGCTTTCCCTGGGAGAACGTGGAAGCGCTGGGCGAGGCGGGCTTCCTCGGCATGATGGTGGCGCCGGAGTACGGCGGCGCCGGCGCCTCGACGCTGGAGCACGCGCTGGTGGTGGAGGAGGTGGCGCGCGCCGACGCCTCGGCGGCCGTCCTGCTGGAGGTGCACAACGCGCTGGCCTGCGGCATCCTGGAGCGGTTCGGCGACGCCCAGCTGAAGCAAGCCTGGCTGCCGCGCATGGTGGGAAGAGGGCTCTTGGGCGCCTACGCCCTGACCGAGCCGCAGGCCGGCTCGGATGCCGCCGCCATCCGCACGCGCGCCCTCCGCCGGGGCGACCGCTACCGGCTGGAGGGAATGAAGACCTTCATCACCGGCGCCGGCTTCGCCGACCTGTACGTCGTCTTCGCCGTCACCGACCCGGAGGCGGGCAAGCACGGGATCAGCGCCTTCCTCGTGCCGCGGGAGAGCCCCGGGCTGGCCTTCGGCAAGCCCATGAAGAAGATGGGTATCCGCGCCGCCCTGACGGCCGAGCTCTACCTGGACGGGGTGGAGGTGCCGGCCGAGTGGCGGATCGGGCGCGAGGGCGAGGGCTACAAGATGGCGCTGGCCTGCCTGGACGCGGGGCGGGTGGGCATCGCCGCCCAGGCGCTGGGCATCGCCGAGGCGGCGCTGGAGGCGGCGCGCGCCTATGCCCTGGAGCGCGAGCAGTTCGGGCAGCCCATCGCCGCCTTCCAGGGCATCCAGTGGAAGCTGGCGGAGCTGGCGACGGAGGTGGAGGCGGCCCGCCTGCTCACCTACCGCGCGGCCTGGCTGGCCGACCGGCCCGGCCGGCACTCGGCGGCCATCGCCCAGGCCAAGCTCTTCGCCTCGCGCGTGGCGGTGGCGGCGGCGCTGGAGGCGATCCAGATCCACGGCGGCAGCGGCTACGTGCGCGAGACAGGCGTGGAGCGCCTCCTGCGCGATGCCAAGATCACCGAGATCTACGAGGGGACCTCCGAGATCCAGCGCCTGGTCATCGCCCGCGAGCTCCTCAGCCGCAGCCGCGTGCGGGCCGAGGCGGCCGCCTCAGCCCAGCCCGAAGGTGCGGACCAGCGCCAGGCCCACCCAGAAGAGCCCGGCGCCGCCCAGGCTTCCCAGAAGCGCGCGTGA
- the meaB gene encoding methylmalonyl Co-A mutase-associated GTPase MeaB yields the protein MASAGTEPARSAAEAWAERLLAGEKRALARLITRIEARDPAANDVLRFLHPRAGRAHVVGVSGAAGAGKSTLIAALARELRRRQRSVAVLAVDPSSPLTGGALLGDRIRLGDLSTDGGLFFRSFASRGHLGGLSRAVADAVRAVDAAGYATVLVETVGAGQSEVEVTELAHTTLVVLAPNLGDDVQAAKAGLLEVADVFAVNKADLPGALETAAEIRAMLAMGPERAWTPPVVELSARTGEGVEALLEALERHREHLRASGRWDEKRLRSAAHLLRDLLGEALLRSALERLEAEGEWEGCVERVAQRQRDPYTLSEELARRLLAGATGRPGEGDGARGL from the coding sequence TTGGCTAGCGCCGGGACCGAGCCGGCCCGGAGCGCGGCGGAGGCCTGGGCCGAGCGGCTCCTGGCCGGCGAGAAGCGTGCCCTGGCCCGCCTGATCACCCGCATCGAGGCGCGGGACCCGGCGGCCAACGATGTGCTCCGCTTCCTCCACCCCCGCGCCGGCAGGGCGCACGTGGTCGGCGTCAGCGGCGCCGCCGGGGCCGGCAAGAGCACCCTGATCGCGGCGCTGGCCCGCGAGCTGCGGCGGCGTCAGCGGAGCGTGGCGGTGCTGGCTGTCGACCCCTCCAGCCCGCTCACCGGCGGCGCGCTCCTGGGCGACCGCATCCGCCTGGGCGACCTATCCACGGACGGCGGCCTCTTTTTCCGCAGCTTCGCCAGCCGCGGCCACCTGGGCGGGCTCAGCCGGGCCGTGGCGGACGCGGTCCGCGCCGTCGACGCGGCCGGATACGCCACGGTGCTGGTGGAGACCGTGGGCGCAGGCCAGTCGGAGGTGGAGGTGACGGAGCTGGCCCACACCACGCTGGTGGTGCTGGCGCCCAACCTGGGCGACGACGTGCAGGCGGCCAAGGCCGGCCTTCTCGAGGTGGCCGACGTCTTCGCCGTTAACAAAGCCGACCTGCCCGGGGCGCTCGAGACGGCGGCCGAGATCCGCGCCATGCTGGCCATGGGGCCCGAGCGGGCCTGGACGCCGCCGGTGGTGGAGCTCTCGGCGCGCACGGGCGAGGGCGTCGAGGCGCTGCTGGAGGCGCTGGAGCGGCACCGGGAGCACCTGCGCGCCAGCGGGCGCTGGGACGAGAAGCGGCTCCGCTCCGCCGCCCACCTGCTGCGCGACCTGCTGGGGGAGGCGCTGCTCCGCTCGGCGCTGGAGCGCCTGGAGGCCGAGGGGGAGTGGGAGGGCTGCGTGGAGCGCGTGGCGCAGCGGCAGCGGGACCCGTATACGCTGAGCGAGGAGCTGGCCCGTCGCCTCCTGGCCGGTGCGACAGGCCGGCCGGGGGAGGGGGATGGGGCGCGTGGACTTTGA
- a CDS encoding cobalamin B12-binding domain-containing protein — MSRPLRVLVAKPGLDRHDRGAKVIARALRDAGMEVIYTGLHQSPAEIVAAAVQEDVDLVGLSILSGAHMTLVPRVLQGLREAGAGDIPVVVGGIIPPEDAEELKKAGVLEVFGPGSSTEEIVDFVRREIGGRVESLG; from the coding sequence ATGAGCCGACCGTTGCGGGTGCTTGTGGCCAAGCCCGGCCTGGACCGCCACGACCGCGGCGCCAAGGTGATCGCCCGGGCGCTGCGCGATGCGGGGATGGAAGTGATCTACACCGGCCTGCACCAGAGCCCGGCCGAGATCGTCGCCGCCGCCGTCCAGGAGGACGTCGACCTGGTCGGCCTCAGCATCCTCTCCGGAGCGCACATGACGCTGGTGCCGCGGGTGCTCCAGGGCCTGCGCGAGGCCGGCGCGGGCGACATCCCGGTGGTGGTGGGCGGCATCATCCCGCCCGAGGACGCCGAGGAGCTGAAGAAGGCCGGGGTGCTGGAAGTCTTCGGCCCGGGGAGCTCCACCGAGGAGATCGTCGACTTCGTGCGCCGGGAGATCGGCGGCCGGGTGGAGAGCCTTGGCTAG
- a CDS encoding methylmalonyl-CoA mutase family protein — translation MVVHREAKPEEPRAGEGGGGGELRKPRFLTRSEMEVPAFVRPEELEAEGFEYARDLGDPGEYPFTRGVHRTMYRGRLWTMRQFAGFGDAEATNRRFHYLLEQGQTGLSVAFDFPTLLGYDSDAPVAEGEVGRMGVAVDTLADMERLFAGIPLDRVSTSMTINGPAMILFAMYLALARQRGVPFDRLAGTIQNDILKEYTAQKTYIFPIRPSLKIITDILAFCADQVPRWNTISISGYHIREAGATAVQELAFTLADGFTYVEEGIKAGLDVDRFAPRLSFFWDIHLNFFEEIAKIRAARRIWAREMRERYGARDPRSWRMRFHSQTAGVSLTAQQPEVNIVRTAFEALAAVLAGTQSLHTNSFDEALALPTEEAVRLALRTQQVIAEEIGVADTVDPLAGSYYLEWLTKRMERAAYDYFRRIEALGGVVAGIEKGFFQREIADAAYRQQLRQQSGEEVVIGVNRYVLEEEQPPRILRIDPAVEREQVERLRRVRAERDPRAVAEALERLERTAREGGNIMPPLVEAASVYASEGEMADALRRVYGVYREEPVF, via the coding sequence ATGGTCGTCCACCGCGAGGCCAAACCGGAGGAGCCGCGCGCGGGGGAGGGCGGCGGCGGGGGGGAGCTCCGCAAGCCGCGCTTCCTGACGCGCTCGGAGATGGAGGTGCCGGCTTTCGTCCGGCCGGAGGAGCTGGAGGCGGAAGGCTTCGAGTACGCCCGCGACCTGGGCGATCCGGGCGAGTACCCGTTCACGCGGGGCGTCCATCGCACCATGTACCGGGGCCGCCTCTGGACCATGCGCCAGTTCGCCGGCTTCGGCGACGCGGAGGCGACCAACCGCCGCTTCCACTACCTCCTGGAGCAGGGGCAGACGGGGTTGAGCGTCGCCTTCGACTTCCCCACGCTGCTGGGCTACGACTCGGACGCGCCCGTGGCCGAGGGCGAGGTGGGCCGCATGGGCGTGGCCGTGGACACGCTCGCCGACATGGAGCGGCTCTTCGCGGGCATCCCGCTCGACCGCGTCTCCACCTCCATGACCATCAACGGGCCGGCCATGATCCTCTTCGCCATGTACCTGGCGCTGGCCAGGCAGCGGGGCGTCCCCTTCGACCGCCTGGCCGGCACCATCCAGAACGACATCCTCAAGGAGTACACGGCCCAGAAGACTTACATCTTCCCCATCCGGCCCTCGCTCAAGATCATCACCGACATCCTCGCCTTCTGCGCCGACCAGGTGCCGCGCTGGAACACCATCTCCATCTCCGGCTACCACATCCGCGAGGCGGGCGCCACGGCCGTCCAGGAGCTGGCCTTCACCCTGGCCGACGGCTTCACCTATGTGGAAGAAGGGATCAAGGCCGGCCTGGACGTCGACCGCTTCGCGCCCCGCCTCTCCTTCTTCTGGGACATCCACCTCAACTTCTTCGAGGAGATCGCCAAGATCCGCGCCGCGCGCCGCATCTGGGCGCGGGAGATGCGCGAGCGCTACGGCGCTCGCGACCCCCGCTCCTGGAGGATGCGCTTCCACAGCCAGACGGCGGGCGTCTCGCTGACCGCCCAGCAGCCCGAGGTGAACATCGTCCGCACCGCCTTCGAGGCGCTGGCGGCCGTGCTGGCCGGCACGCAGTCGCTCCACACCAACTCCTTCGACGAGGCGCTGGCGCTGCCCACCGAGGAGGCGGTGCGGCTGGCGCTCCGGACGCAGCAGGTGATCGCCGAGGAGATCGGCGTGGCGGACACGGTCGACCCGCTGGCCGGCTCCTACTACCTGGAGTGGCTGACGAAGCGCATGGAGCGGGCGGCCTACGACTACTTCCGGCGGATCGAGGCGCTGGGCGGCGTGGTCGCCGGCATCGAGAAGGGCTTCTTCCAGCGCGAGATCGCCGACGCCGCCTATCGTCAGCAGCTGCGCCAGCAGTCGGGCGAGGAGGTCGTCATCGGCGTCAACCGATACGTCCTCGAGGAGGAGCAGCCGCCTCGCATCCTCCGCATCGACCCGGCCGTGGAGCGCGAGCAGGTGGAGCGGCTGCGCCGCGTCCGGGCGGAGCGGGACCCGCGGGCCGTGGCCGAGGCGCTGGAGCGGCTGGAGCGGACGGCGCGCGAGGGCGGCAACATCATGCCCCCCCTGGTGGAGGCGGCCTCGGTCTACGCCAGCGAAGGCGAGATGGCCGACGCGCTGCGGCGCGTCTACGGCGTCTACCGGGAGGAGCCCGTCTTCTGA
- the hemB gene encoding porphobilinogen synthase translates to MATSETGRGAAFPAVRMRRLRENAAIREMVRETRLSPRELIQPFFVREGRGEREPVPAMPGVERLSIDQLLVEARRTYRAGVPAVLLFGIPDSKDEAGSQAYARDGIVQRAVRELKSALPELVVITDVCLCEYTSHGHCGLIIDGRVANDPTLELLAETAVSHAEAGADVVAPSDMMDGRIAAVRHGLDEAGFTETLVLSYAAKFASTFYGPFREAAGSAPAFGDRRSYQMDPADGDQALREVELDVQEGADMIMVKPALPYLDVIRRVRERFLLPLAAYQVSGEYAMIRFAAQHGALDEEAAALESLTAIKRAGAQMIITYFATRVAERLAG, encoded by the coding sequence ATGGCGACGAGCGAGACGGGCCGCGGCGCGGCCTTTCCGGCGGTGCGCATGCGCAGGCTGCGCGAGAACGCGGCCATCCGCGAGATGGTCCGGGAGACGCGCCTTTCGCCGCGCGAGCTGATCCAGCCCTTCTTCGTGCGCGAGGGGCGCGGCGAGCGCGAGCCGGTGCCGGCCATGCCGGGCGTGGAGCGGCTGAGCATCGACCAGCTGCTCGTGGAGGCGCGGCGCACCTACCGGGCGGGCGTGCCCGCCGTCCTCCTGTTCGGCATCCCGGACAGCAAGGACGAGGCGGGCTCCCAGGCCTACGCCCGCGACGGCATCGTGCAGCGGGCGGTGCGCGAGCTGAAGTCGGCGCTGCCCGAGCTGGTGGTCATCACCGACGTCTGCCTCTGCGAGTACACCTCGCACGGCCACTGCGGCCTGATCATCGACGGCCGCGTGGCCAACGACCCGACGCTGGAGCTGCTGGCGGAGACGGCCGTCTCCCACGCCGAGGCCGGGGCGGACGTGGTCGCCCCGTCGGACATGATGGACGGGCGCATCGCCGCCGTCCGCCACGGGCTGGACGAGGCGGGCTTCACCGAGACGCTGGTCCTCTCCTACGCGGCCAAGTTTGCCAGCACCTTCTACGGTCCGTTCCGCGAGGCGGCGGGCTCGGCGCCCGCCTTCGGCGACCGGCGCAGCTACCAGATGGACCCGGCCGACGGCGACCAGGCGCTGCGGGAGGTGGAGCTGGACGTCCAGGAAGGGGCGGACATGATCATGGTCAAGCCGGCGCTCCCCTACCTCGACGTCATCCGGCGCGTGCGCGAACGCTTCCTCCTCCCGCTGGCCGCCTACCAGGTCTCGGGCGAGTACGCCATGATCCGCTTCGCCGCCCAGCACGGCGCCCTGGACGAGGAGGCGGCCGCCCTGGAGTCGCTGACCGCCATCAAGCGCGCCGGCGCGCAGATGATCATCACGTACTTCGCCACCCGGGTCGCCGAGCGACTCGCGGGTTGA
- a CDS encoding uroporphyrinogen-III synthase, producing the protein MAGGDERRRPLAGRRVAAVGLGDDRRLARLLEERGAEPVWLPLLRVELAPPGAAEELARALAALEQGDWLALTSARAVEALGRLQPAAGAASGGGRPAGPTLRELRVAAVGEATARAAAEAGLRVALAGTEGDLALAEALARRGARRVLLPRSEAAGDAFPERLRQLGVEALPVTVYRNRLDRGALPQAAELLRLRRPEAALLTSSSTARALAEAARLAGVEAPPAGAIGESTRRAAEAEGLRVAFVAPRPALAELVEALEAFLAGRGP; encoded by the coding sequence GTGGCGGGCGGGGATGAGCGCCGCCGCCCGCTGGCGGGACGGCGGGTGGCGGCGGTGGGCCTGGGGGACGACCGCCGCCTGGCGCGACTGCTGGAGGAGCGCGGGGCGGAGCCGGTCTGGCTGCCGCTCCTCCGCGTCGAGCTGGCGCCGCCCGGGGCGGCGGAGGAGCTGGCGCGGGCGCTGGCCGCGCTGGAGCAGGGCGACTGGCTCGCCCTGACCAGCGCGCGGGCGGTGGAGGCGCTGGGCCGCCTGCAGCCGGCCGCCGGGGCGGCGTCCGGCGGCGGGCGCCCGGCGGGCCCGACGCTGCGGGAGCTGCGGGTGGCCGCGGTGGGCGAGGCGACGGCGCGAGCGGCGGCCGAGGCGGGGCTTCGAGTAGCGCTTGCCGGGACGGAGGGCGACCTGGCGCTGGCGGAGGCGCTGGCCAGGAGGGGCGCCCGGCGCGTCCTCCTGCCCCGCTCCGAGGCGGCGGGCGACGCCTTCCCGGAGAGGCTGCGGCAGCTGGGCGTGGAGGCGCTGCCGGTGACCGTCTACCGCAACCGCCTCGATCGCGGCGCGCTGCCGCAGGCGGCGGAGCTCCTGCGTCTCCGCCGGCCGGAGGCGGCGCTCCTCACCAGCTCCTCCACCGCCCGCGCGCTGGCCGAGGCGGCGCGTCTGGCCGGCGTGGAGGCCCCGCCTGCGGGCGCCATCGGCGAGTCGACGCGCCGCGCGGCCGAGGCCGAGGGGCTGCGCGTCGCCTTCGTGGCGCCCCGGCCGGCCTTGGCGGAGCTGGTCGAGGCGCTGGAGGCCTTCCTGGCCGGGCGCGGACCCTGA